In Myxococcus stipitatus, the genomic window GGTGGCGACTGCGACGACAACGATGCGGCGCGCAACCCCGGGTTGACCGAGGTCTGTGACGACAAGGACAACAACTGCAACGGGCAGAGTGACGAGGGGATCAACAAGGACTGGTACCTCGACGAGGACGGCGACACCTACCCGAGGAACGCGGGTCACACGGTGAGCTGCACGGCCCCCGGTGCGAACTACGCGCAGCTCAAGGCGGACGGCATGTTCGACTGTGACGACACGCCGGTCAGTGGCGCGAAGAGCTTCCCGGGCAACACGGAAATCTGTGACGACGTCGACAACAACTGTGACAACCGGGTGGATGAGAACGTCGCGGGGATGGGCAAGGGTGATGCGTGCGCTTCCGGCTGTGGAGTGATTGCCTGCTCGGGGCCCAACTCGGTGGCTTGCAGCGCGCCGGAGCCGTTCGACTACTACCCCGACGTGGATGGGGACCAGCAGGGGTCCGCCGATGCGACGGTCACGAAGGTCTGCCAGAGCGCCACGCCGCCGGCGAACTTCGTTCGGGACAATCATCAGGATTGCGATGACGCGGACCCGAACGTGCGAGTGGGCGGGACCGAGGTGTGCGACGCCATCGACAACAACTGCGCGAACGGTCCGGACGAGGGGTTGTCGTGTGGGGGCATCCTGACGGCGGTGGCGGATCCGGTCCTGGGAGGGACGGGGCACGATTGGAGGACGGTGTCGGTGCACTCCAGCGGCTTCCCGGTGTGGGTGGCGGGCCTTGGAGGAAAGCTGGCGGTGCGCAAGGCGGCTGCGGAAGGGTTCACGAACTTCAGCTTCGACAACGCCTCGCCGGCGCCCAACAACTGCGCGGGTCATGATTGGCTCGCCTCGTGGGTGGACTCGGCGGGCAATGTCTATGTCGCTGGAGCAGGCGGTCGCGTTGCCAAGCACAACGGCACGGTGTGCAGTGCGCAGGATGATGCACCGGGCACGGGCGATATCACGGGGATGGTGGGTTTCGAGTCGGGAGGGGCGGTGACCCTCTACATGGTCAACACCGAGGGCAAGTTCTACACCTGGACGCCTGGGAGCCAGCCAGACGACTTGCACCATGATTCGGTCGGCTCCACGAAGTACTTCGGCATCCATGGCCTGGACGCTACGAAGCTGCTCGTGGCGGGCGAGTCAGGAGGAACGGTGATGCCGAACTTCTGGGCCTACGTGCCTCCGTATACCTCGTCCACCCTTCATGGTCTCTCCCCGAGTCCCGCGGCGGGCGCGGCGAACGCGGTGTGGATGGGCAGTGCGACGAGCGCCGTCGCCGTGGGGACCGCCGGGCGTGCGTGGCGGTGGGATGGAACAACGACCTGGACGCAGGTGCCGGCCTTGGCCGCGGGCTCGGTGGACCTGAGCAGCGTCGTGACGTTGGCCAATGGCGATGCGTACATCGTGGACAAGAGCGCGGGCGCGCAGCTCCATCGCCTCACGCAGTTCGGTTGGGCCAAGCAGCCGAAGCTGCCCGCGCCCACGGGCCCCGTGCCCGCCAAGCCCCTCTATGACATCGCGATGACGGGGCCGGACAACATCTGGATCGTCGGCGACGACGGCCGCGTCTGGCACTTCCCGCAGTAATCGCCAGCGCCGACACCACGCTCCTGGCGCCGGAGCGTGGTATGGGGCACCCGGAGCCCTCTCCTCGGGCGAGTGGTGCTTCTTGAATTGAGTGCTTGGCATATAATCCATGGATGTCCAACGAGCGTCCATGGAGGGGTGGGCTCTCGGTCCTCATCTGCCTGACGGTGCTGCTGTCGGCGCGAGTCGAGGGGGCCGAGAGCGCGGTGCAACGGCAGCTCGCGGAGGCCATCCGCCTCTACGAGGGGCTGGAATACGAGCTGGCGCTGAAGCAGCTCACCAAGGCCAGTGTGCTGCCCCATGACGCGAGCGAGGCGGTCTCCATCTCGGTCCTGATGGGAATCGTGAAGGCGGAGCTGGGGCGGTGGGACGAGGCGCGAGAGGATTTCCTCGCCGCGCTGAGCATCCAGCTGGATGCGCCGCTGCCCCTGAGGGTGCCTCCGAAGGTCGCGCGTGAGTTCGAGGCGCAGCGGGAGACGGCGAGGGCCGCCGCGGCTCGCGAGCGCGAGGATGCGCCCACCGTGAGCGGGACGCGCCCCGGCGCGTCGTCCGGCCAACCGGGTGATGGCTCCCGGTCGACGCTGGTCCCCGAGTCCACCACGGAGGTCTCCCTGTCCCAGGAGCCTGGGTGGGCTCCCTCCGCGAAGCAGGGCAGGGGCCTGGTATTGGCGGGGCGCCGGGTCCCCCTCCTGAGCATGGTGCTCCTGGGAACGGGCGTGGCGGCGGGTGGCGTCGGGACGGTGTTCGGCCTGTCCTCGCGAAGCCACGTCACGGAGGCGCGAGCGACGGAGACCATCAAGGACCTCGAGGCACAGCAATCCAAGGCCCAATCCAGCGCGACGACGGCGAACGTGCTGTTCGGCACGGCGGCGGTCGCGGCGGTGGGGGCCGTGACGACGTGGCTGGTCATGGGCGCGCCCACCGAGTCCGACGTGGCCCCTGTCCTCGCGGAGCAGAGGCCATGAGCCGCTCGGGGAGGCCGTGGCTGTGGGGCATCCTGCTGCTGGCGGGGTGCTCGGTGCCGAGCGTCGATGAGCTCCTGGGCGAGCGAGAGACCCGCCTCGTCATCCGCTACACCTCGGGCTTCGACAAGGGCTGCTTCCGCGTCGTCGCCCAGGACGCGGAGAATCCCTCTTCGCGCGAGGAGCGGCTCATCGCCCCGAGGCCGGACCGGAACGGTGAGCCGGGCGGTCCGTTCGTGTCGGTGGAGGGGCTGCGCAAGGAGGGCTGGAGGGGACCAATCCAGGTGTCGGTCACCGCGCACGAACAGGCCTGCGACAAGAGTGGTGCTCAGATCGGGGTGGCGCGGACGCTCGTCTTCGAGCTGGCCAAGGCCGCCATCGAGTTGAGCTTCGCGACGCCGGACGCGGACGGCGACGGGTTCGTGGACATGGCGAGCGATGGCTCGGACTGCAATGACAGCCCGGGCATCGGCGCGCGGATCAACCCGGGCATGGCGGAGGTCTGCGACGACCTCGACAACGACTGCGACGGCATCAAGGACGAGGGGCTGGCGGTCGAGGAGCTCTTCACGGACAGGGACGGGGATGGCTACGGCGCCGGCGCGGCGCTCATCCGGTGCAGGCCCGCGACGGGGTTCGCGACCCGCGGTGACGACTGCGACGACGACGATGCCGCGCTCGCGCCGGGGTTCGCCGAGCTCTGCGACGAGCGCGACAACAACTGCGACGGCCAGGTGGACGAAGGCTTCGCGGGGAAGGGGATGGCGTGCGCCGGAAGCTGCAATGGCGTCTTCGTGTGCGGCCCGGACAAGCGGACCCTGGTCTGCAGCAAGTCAGACCCCGGAAAGTACTACCCGGACCAGGATGGGGATGGTCAGGGGGCGGTCGGGTCGACCGCGGTGGAGGTGTGTGCGGGCACCACGGCTCCCATGGGGTATGTGCCGGGGAACAACACCGACTGCGACGACGCCGACGCGAATGTGAAGGTCGGCGCCCCGGAGGTGTGCGACGCCATCGACAACAACTGCTCGGGGGACGAAACGGATGGGCCTTCCTGTGGCCGCCTGCTCCCCGTCACGGATGGGGCCCAGGGAGGCGCCGGTCGTGATTGGAGGACGGTGTCCGTGGGCGCCACGGGCTACCCCGTGTGGCTCGCGGGGGTGGGAGGCTCGCTCGTCGTGAAGAAGGCGGCGGGGCAGGCCTTCGTCGACTTCAGCCCCGAAGCCACCACCAGGAACTGCGGCTCCGACGACTGGTATGCCTCCTGGGTGGACGCCGGTGGGAATGTGTATCTGGCGGGACAACATGGACGTCTCGCGAAACACAGTGGAGTGGAATGTGTCGCGGGGGGCCAGGCGGAGGTGAACTCCACCCTGGTCGGACTCGTGGGCTTCGAATCCGGGGCGCTGGTGACGTTGTATGCGGTGGATAGCGGGGGGCGGTTGTACAAGTGGGTGCCGGGGAGCGCGCCCGCGCTCCAGGTGATGGGCAACAGCGGGGACATCAGCTCCGGCCTCCATGGGTGGAATGGAAACAGGCTCCTCGTGGCCGCGACCTCGTCCACCGTGGGGACCCCTCGCATCTGGTCCTATGACCCAGGCGTGTCTGGGGCGGCTGCCCAGCATGTCTTCACTCGCGCTCCGTCCACGGGCTCGCTCGAGGCGATTGGAATGGGGAGCGCTCTGACGGCCACGGCGGTGGGGGCGGTGGGGCGCGCCTGGAGATGGGACGGGAACGTGACCTGGGTCCTGGCGCCGCCTTCAGGCGTGACGGTCACCTTCAGCAGTGTCGTGATGCTGTCCAACGGAGACTCATACATCGTGGACAAGAGCCCCACGGGTCAGGTCCACCGCCTGACGCCGCATGGCTGGGCGAAGCAGCCGAAGCTGACCGAACTGGTCAACAAGCCCCTCTACGACATCGCGATGGCCGGCCCCGGCGACTTCTGGCTCGTCGGCGACGACGGTCGCGTCTGGCATTACCCCGAGCCCTGACCCCCACCGTTCTCCCCTCCGGGCCCGTGAGGCCCGGGGGCCTGGGCCTCCAGCTCCCTCAGCGGCACCCACCGGCCCAACACCGGCCCGCCATGCTTGCCTCGGCCAATCCGCTGCAACGGGTAGATGCCGCGGTGTCCGGTGAGCAGGTACGCCACGGTCGCGACGACCATCACGTGCGGCAGCACGCTCGCGCCCACCAGCTCCACCGCCATCAGTGACAGCGCCAGGGGCGTGTTCGCCGCCGCCGCGAACATCGCGGCCATGCCCACCGCCGCGCCCAGGTCCACCGGCAGCCCCAACACCCGCGCGAGGACATTGCCCAGGCTCGCGCCAATGAAGAACAGCGGCGTCACCTCGCCGCCCAGGAACCCCGCGCCCAGCGTCACCGCCGTGAACACCAGCTTCCACGCGAACGCGGACACCGGCAGCGCCGGGTCCTCGAAGGCCCGCAGGATGCCCGGCACCCCCAACCCCAGGTACGCGTCCGTCCCCGCCGCGAGCCACAGCGCCACCACCGCCGCCCCGCCCAGCGCCATGCGCACCGGCAGCCACGGCACGCGCTTCTCCAGCAGCGCCTTCAGCCGGTGCGTCGCCTCCACGAACACCACCGCCACCGCCGCCACCCCCACCGCGAACACCAGCCACCGCCCCAACACGTCCCAGGTGAGCGGCAGCGCGCCCGGCACCGGATACACCGTGTGGTGGATGCCCAGCCCCCGCGTCACCAGGTCCCCCACCACCGACGCCACCAGCGCCGGCAAGAGCGCCTCGTAGCCCAGCCGCCCCACCACCACGACCTCCAGCCCGAACACCGCCCCCGCGATGGGCGTGCCGAACACCGACCCGAAGCCCCCCGCGATGCCCGCCGCCAACAGCTCCCGCCGCAGGTCCGGCCCCGCCCGGAACCGGTGCGAAATCTGGTCCGCCAGGCTCCCCCCCATCTGCACCGCCGTCCCCTCCCGCCCCGCGCTCCCTCCGAACAGGTGCGTCAGCACCGTCCCCACCAACACCATGGGCGCCATCCGCAGCGGCACCTGCGCGTCCCCCGTGTGCACCGTGTCGATGACCAGGTTGTTGCCCCCCCGGATGGGGCCTCCCCACCGCCCGTACGCCCACCCCAGCACCACCCCCGCCAGGGGCAGCGCGTACACCAGCGCCTCGTGCCGCTCCCGCAGCCGCGTCGCCTCCTCCAGCAGCCACAGGAACACCGCGGACGACACCCCGCACACCACCCCCACCACCGCGCCCAGCAGCAGCCACTGCGCCAGCACCCGCGCGCTCCCGCTCCACCTCACCTGCGCCTCCTCCGTGAGACATGAAACAAAATGAAACACCGCGTCACGTGTTGCGTCGCGTCAAGAATCAGACATCGCCATCGTCCGACGGTGGGTGTTCCACTCAAAACACGAATTCCGACTGAGCGCGTTATTCCAGTTTGCGGGTGATTCGCGAATCGACGCCGTGTACGGTTCGGTTTCCCCCTACATCCCCCCTGCGGGAAGAAAGAAGAGCGGGCATGTCCTTCCGTCGCAATGGCCTGTCCCTTGCCGCCATGGTCGCGGCCGCCACGGTGAGCGGTAGCGCGCTGGCGAGCACCCTCAACCAGAACACCGCGTGGACCATCGACCGGTCCACGTCGACGACGAAGTATCGGGTCGTGGCTTACGGCGACTCCATCTATGCGGGCTACAACGGGGGCCTGACGAGCGTCGCGCGGCGCGCCGCGCCGGTCGTCCAGGGTGAGTACCTGGCGAAGACGTGGAACACGGACATGGAGGTCATCCGTCGCACCAAGTCCGGCGCGAAGGCGGACGACATCTACAACAACAAAATCGTCTCCGAGCGCTCGTACATGCAGGCGACGAACACGCGCGTGGTGCTGTTCGAGATGTGCGGCAACGACTACCTGCAGGCGCGCAGCGCGTTCTCGGGTCAGTCGGGCACCTGTGACTACAGCGGCCTGGAGGCGGCGCTGAGCGCGTGTGCGACGTACACCGAGCGCGCGATGCAGGCCATCAACCAGTACGCGA contains:
- a CDS encoding putative metal-binding motif-containing protein, with translation MRRLALFLLPLLVVACSKSKDQAGAKLVIKHSSGFEKGCFRVAAQDAAKAELSQEVFLSPKAGSSELTVAVLRKEGWGGQVQVSVSAFEQGCNPRGAQVGESQTHVFDLSGEGVQSEFAMQFTTPDADGDGFVDRASGGSDCNDSPGVGAQINPGMAEVCDDLDNDCDGTKDEGLAVEELFTDKDGDGYGSGAALIRCRPATGFATRGGDCDDNDAARNPGLTEVCDDKDNNCNGQSDEGINKDWYLDEDGDTYPRNAGHTVSCTAPGANYAQLKADGMFDCDDTPVSGAKSFPGNTEICDDVDNNCDNRVDENVAGMGKGDACASGCGVIACSGPNSVACSAPEPFDYYPDVDGDQQGSADATVTKVCQSATPPANFVRDNHQDCDDADPNVRVGGTEVCDAIDNNCANGPDEGLSCGGILTAVADPVLGGTGHDWRTVSVHSSGFPVWVAGLGGKLAVRKAAAEGFTNFSFDNASPAPNNCAGHDWLASWVDSAGNVYVAGAGGRVAKHNGTVCSAQDDAPGTGDITGMVGFESGGAVTLYMVNTEGKFYTWTPGSQPDDLHHDSVGSTKYFGIHGLDATKLLVAGESGGTVMPNFWAYVPPYTSSTLHGLSPSPAAGAANAVWMGSATSAVAVGTAGRAWRWDGTTTWTQVPALAAGSVDLSSVVTLANGDAYIVDKSAGAQLHRLTQFGWAKQPKLPAPTGPVPAKPLYDIAMTGPDNIWIVGDDGRVWHFPQ
- a CDS encoding putative metal-binding motif-containing protein, which encodes MSRSGRPWLWGILLLAGCSVPSVDELLGERETRLVIRYTSGFDKGCFRVVAQDAENPSSREERLIAPRPDRNGEPGGPFVSVEGLRKEGWRGPIQVSVTAHEQACDKSGAQIGVARTLVFELAKAAIELSFATPDADGDGFVDMASDGSDCNDSPGIGARINPGMAEVCDDLDNDCDGIKDEGLAVEELFTDRDGDGYGAGAALIRCRPATGFATRGDDCDDDDAALAPGFAELCDERDNNCDGQVDEGFAGKGMACAGSCNGVFVCGPDKRTLVCSKSDPGKYYPDQDGDGQGAVGSTAVEVCAGTTAPMGYVPGNNTDCDDADANVKVGAPEVCDAIDNNCSGDETDGPSCGRLLPVTDGAQGGAGRDWRTVSVGATGYPVWLAGVGGSLVVKKAAGQAFVDFSPEATTRNCGSDDWYASWVDAGGNVYLAGQHGRLAKHSGVECVAGGQAEVNSTLVGLVGFESGALVTLYAVDSGGRLYKWVPGSAPALQVMGNSGDISSGLHGWNGNRLLVAATSSTVGTPRIWSYDPGVSGAAAQHVFTRAPSTGSLEAIGMGSALTATAVGAVGRAWRWDGNVTWVLAPPSGVTVTFSSVVMLSNGDSYIVDKSPTGQVHRLTPHGWAKQPKLTELVNKPLYDIAMAGPGDFWLVGDDGRVWHYPEP
- a CDS encoding chloride channel protein; this translates as MRWSGSARVLAQWLLLGAVVGVVCGVSSAVFLWLLEEATRLRERHEALVYALPLAGVVLGWAYGRWGGPIRGGNNLVIDTVHTGDAQVPLRMAPMVLVGTVLTHLFGGSAGREGTAVQMGGSLADQISHRFRAGPDLRRELLAAGIAGGFGSVFGTPIAGAVFGLEVVVVGRLGYEALLPALVASVVGDLVTRGLGIHHTVYPVPGALPLTWDVLGRWLVFAVGVAAVAVVFVEATHRLKALLEKRVPWLPVRMALGGAAVVALWLAAGTDAYLGLGVPGILRAFEDPALPVSAFAWKLVFTAVTLGAGFLGGEVTPLFFIGASLGNVLARVLGLPVDLGAAVGMAAMFAAAANTPLALSLMAVELVGASVLPHVMVVATVAYLLTGHRGIYPLQRIGRGKHGGPVLGRWVPLRELEAQAPGPHGPGGENGGGQGSG